In the genome of Aedes aegypti strain LVP_AGWG chromosome 2, AaegL5.0 Primary Assembly, whole genome shotgun sequence, the window taccgtggtgaatcaaaatccagacggtatcaatatccggacactttgataatATTCATCAATAAAAGGCTAAATTGAAggtaaaaatgtttattctaaCTCTTACCTTCTGCTATAAACATAGTTGATCAGTTAACACGCAtctatataatatatataataatatatatatagTTGAATTATCATTGACTAATAATTAAACATAACAAAACCAAAAAAGTCGAACTTCTATTCTCCGCGGTACAATTTATTTTGGTGATAGCGCCGACGAATGCACCCACAACGTTTATACAacgattttgaatttcaattatactacagtgaaacctacatgagtcgatgttccatgactcgatatcgactcaaggAACCATACCAAaagcaaaatttcatggttactatgatggagACCTCAAAcagtttttcaaggcatttgtttcaacgactcgatatttccatgagtcgatggtcccttcagatatcgactcatggaggtttgactttATTTATGTAGTGATTGGAAAATAATAATACACGAAGTTAAAGTTTAAGAGTTTAGTGACATCACATTGCAGGAATACGCAGTAAACACTGTTTAACATAGTAAAAATaggctgtccggaattggaaCCAAATGTTTTTAGATCCGAACATGGAATTGAATTCGTATATGCTGATGCCGTATgtacacaattttcaaataaaactgatATAATACTTTGAACATTATTAAAACATAAGGATTAAGTGATTAGAACAGCCAAaggagctagaaggttggtgccATCGGCAAAGTTAtccagcagatcaagggctatctggcgggGAAGAGTCTAAATGAGAATTTAtctgctaggtggcgctagtaacaaatgtttcagattgtCTGTATCTTAAGATTTGTCAGCTAGAATGTTAGTGTCTTCGGCATAGCAGTTCAACAGATAAAGAGCCATTGATTTGCTGAATAGCACGCCACGATGACGCCAACTGTTTATCTGATAAGGATCGTGAGAtacagataattgaaaaaaaatgtccctTGCGCCATTTAgcggaaaaaaatctcaatcatACTCTTCTTCGCTAGGTAGCTCTTCATCTGCTGAACAGTAAATTCTCATTCAGACTCTGACAGAAAGTCCTCAATCTGCTGAATATcttcgccgaagacaccaaccttctagttgATAAAGATCTTGAGGAAGATAAGATTcaagatttattttttctaGCACCAGCTAGCGGATGAATTTACAATCAGACTCTTCaacgccagatagcccttgatctgctgaaaagcttttccgaagacaccaacttttAAGCAgttaaggatcttgagatacagatgaTTGAGATGATTActtcaaaatatatttcaaattaattgatctacCAGTCCGAGTTAAGAGTGATTTCAAAATTCAAGGTCCGTCTTAGTATTTTAAGGGTTAAGGACAAGACAAGCATCAttgttttaacaattttcatGGCAAAAACTAAAACTATATCGGGCAATTCGTCATTTTCCATAAGATCAAACATTAAACTATTGGTTAAATAGAAACACTTCAATTAATACAGAAGAAAACCTATTCAAAACCCATTTTAAACATATGTATCGTCTTAAGCGTTCAGGTATTGATGTATCACGGTAaggattttccaaaaaaattttcAACTCCCTCCTCTAgaaatctttagaaattatAGTAAAACAAATATCATGCAACTTTATCACggttcattcaaaaaattccgaaaatgttttttttttatttttcaaagaagtAATCCTTGAATTACTTTATAAATTATCCTAgccatttctccagaaaatcttgATCTAAATATTTTTGCAAGGGTTTCTTATACAACTAATCCTATAATTCCttctagcattttttttttcaatctctcGAAACAACGAATCATAAATGCATACTTTAATAAAAGTAAAAATCTAAGTGTTAAAAAACTGTGTGTACAAATGTCCATTTATGATCGCCTCGCACCATTCTATATGAACGATTACCGTGcactttttgtttgtttatcgATCAGATGCTGAAGGTTATTTTTTGGCGTTATTActcaaaactttaaaaaagcaaaaatatgattttaataaggttttataagaaaaaatgtGGAAAGAATTACCATCATTGCACCAATAGCCGTATATCTTCTAGAAACTTCACcaactttcaaatgaaggtgtccaacattattttcatttgttaaAAGAATTGTTTATATTAAGAACACTAAACCCTGTGAGCGGCTATTGGGCCAGTAGATATTTTTGTGTGTTTCAATAACCGCTCATACAAATTGGTCAAAAGTATCAATATATTCTACGGATTCTGTTGCAACTTACTTCAGTCTTTTCTCAAACGAATCAGAGGAATAACAAGGAAATCTATTAGGGATACTTTTGCGGATATTGTTCGGAATATTTCCTAACGGTTATTGAAGAGGTTCTGGAGGGGTTTCATcagaaaccataaaaaaaaatctcaataaaaATAAGAGTAATGAAAATTCACAACAACATCCTagaatcttttctttttttttgagttttttggtGGACATCTTGCTCACTAAGTAAAACACAAATATCCTTGTAAATGTTACAAATGCATCAAAATGGATATGAAATACTATTCCTGGAGTAAAAACATTTGATGTTGTTCGAATTTCAATAAATCGAgccatttccagattgtgtccggtgttcgaagccatttttttttttaagattggtCAATTTGGTACAAGAATACATCATTAAAATGTAAAGTCAAAATTCAGATTTaaactttcaaatttatttgtgtacgctacaaaaatgataatagttatcataaatgggtaacaggtcacataaaaccatttttttatgtAGCGGCTTACGTGTCCGGTACTTATGGATCTCCTGCTACCATAATTGCCAGCTCATATGTTGCTTTTTtagcaaaatgtaaaaaattctaataatttaaaattgtcggaaatttttccgaatatcttccgtcttccaaatgtcttccaCAGAActcaaatgtcttccaatgaaaaaaatgttttatttgcgATTTGCTTGATCTCTTCTTGTTGTGATCGTTTACAATTTTTCTTGAATTCCTGGtgtaattttgaataaaatcttgggaaactcatcaaagatttattagaaaattttcttgtgttTACCTCTTTAGATCAAGCAGGATTATTAGTAAATTattaccaagatttttgaccGATTAGTGTTTAAGTTTTGGTAAATTTTTATCGGTAGATTCGTAGTAGCTTCCttctcattttttttgaaaatcaaccTCCTAACCTTAAGATTGACTGCTACCACAAAGAATTCTTTTTTATCCCTATTGCTGATGCTTTCCACTACATTGCAGCACCTTCCATCCATGGCGACGAGCTTCCGAAAGAAATCAAAGACCTGGATATCGACAAATTGCGAGAGCAACTGCCCGAAGGGCTTATCCCACCAGAGCTCCTGAACGTCACCCTGCCCAGCCTGGAGGACATCCAACGCATCGTAAAGGACAAATGCTCACGCGTGGCCGGCAGTGATGCCGCGTACCAGCAAGCCGAACAGTCCGGCCAAAAGCTGAACGAGTGTCTTCAGGGATTGCTCGATTTCAGCgacttgcagaaagaaatcaagcaaGCCAAACCCACCGGCGATCTGGATACCGTGTTCAATAAGTAAGTGTAGCAATTTGCagacaataattttaatttttaatcaatAAACTATCTTAGATATTGTCGGAGGCGATCCACCGCCATTGAATGCATCAACACGTTCTCTAACGACGTCGATGTCTGTCTGGAAGAGGAAGAACGGGAAAGCAAAAAGGTCCTGGTCAACATAGTGCAAGGACTGCTAAATTTCGTTTGCCACAAAGATGGTGATCAAATTGCATGTAAGATCGATACCACAGCTCATCGCGAATTATGGTCTAACAATTTTTATTCACGATTCCAGTGTTCATCGCTGAAGaaggtccagagtgtttcgaGGAACAGAAGCAGCCAATGATCgactgcttcaattcaactctGCGAGGCTATCTGGACGAGCCGACTCCACAGGCTTCGGAAGGAATCCCAAAGCTAGTCATGGGAAAGAAGCAATGCGAGTAAgctgttcataattttctcatGATAATGGTTAATTCTGATATTGATTTCTTTCATCAATTAGCGACATGGATAAGCTAAGGGACTGCTTTGTTCGAGTACTGGAAGACTGCAAACAATCGACTCCGGCAAACCTAGTGGAGTCGTTGTTCAAATTTGTTCGACGCGAAACTCCGTGTGCAAACTTCACCACTGTAAGCAAAGATGAGTTACACTATAACAAAATTCGTCAATAATAATGATACGTTGATTTTTAGCCGCAAACATCACGTCATAATAATACCGGAGACATCAGTCGAGCGTCCATCCATGTGATCCTAGCGACGTGGTTGCTGGCGTTGTTAGCTAAATTTGTCGTCCAGTAGTTCCTGGAGGTTAAGGGACCATTTTCATCGAACAGGATGCTTTGTACATAGAAATCGATGAGCTTCATTTGGATTCGAAGCTGGAATAtaagaaaacggtgtgtggaaACCTGATTGCCAAATTTTGTGCATGGTGGATAACTATGGATAACTTTAAAATCGTCAAACCAAACCAAGTGTAATTTACTTTACCGTAAAAATAAACATGACTGCGTGGCTGTGTAGTTCCTTTAAATGCTTGGATATCTCTGTTAGAAAATGTTGGTGTTACTTAAATTTCCCTGTGTGCTGAAAACCAGTACTTTCATCCACCTACTTCCTCTTTGTAGGAATAGATATTTCTTATGTATGGACGTACTCAAAATGTTATTATGCTGAACAGGGTGGGTGTATGTCTTTGAAATGTTAAAATAATCATAGAAAATTTGTAAACTATTGATATAGAAAGATTTTTTACTATATAAATACGGGTTATTCCACATCAAGTGTCCTCAGCACATGTAACCGACCagcattcagtttctttcattAAAGCtacaaagaaaaattaaaaaaaaaaagatttacaaTTAATGTTCCACGTAATACAAATTTCCAAAGTATAGTACATTCCAATCTGAGTCATAGATATAAATATTTATATTGGATAAATAGATCAATAATATCTTTTGGGTGTCcatatgaattttgatataatttaaaACACCATTCGATAAAACAGAAGTCTTGTATGTAAATAAATTAATGATTATTTACACGTGCATTCGGTACACAgaacatgtatttttttagttaaggtaccgtggggcaagtgggtaatggatttcgcataggtgggattcttcaaattctagagactttaaattaaaacaaatgaggtcatgtacatttttagcttgactcccaccaaatataagcagtatgttgaaattgatttttatgtaaaaatgaagaaaaaagtacagaaaaagtttttgaaagacGACTcgaaagtttatcgttttgagcaataaatccaaaaactaacagttatattcacgattcttattacctttaacatttgttaaggcgtcccaatgaacaataacataaataacatgtaaacaaagaacatTTCATTCTTGTTACTTAAagtttcttctgttcagttatgtttgttgaaatgattcgacaataTTATAACTGCAACACTTCCAATggtagttcttacatcatgggacaacaattgcatttctgctatGTAGAATTTACACCGCTCGTTATGTGTTTTTAAGGAAAATCGGatttgacgtcggataactcttcgggaaaaatcaaacggaatcttCCAATAAAGTATTTCGAAACTTTCTTATGTGGGTAGACCTATAccctattttttatgttttgaactagctttacatagacattccacgagatttctgtgcgttctcttatattttcaatcaacgtcttccttttaatcggctgtccacatattaatatcgtaaaATTTGACAacctttttttagagaaatgccaaaacacaaattcaatctctaatgagaaacttttcacttgcctcacgtgattagaaaattgacggtgtttaaatttagttatttttaggtctatgtcgaattaattctaaaacttttttcattgcagtttaaaactgtcagagggggcaacttagaagtggtacagattattttccgcaacttttttccgctgaaaattataaaataagattgcacgccgccaacttgttacgtaaTTATATTtaacaggttaacaatctttcgctctattatgcaataaaggttgaaaaatctcaggaatctcttacctatcgtaatgttccgaatggcctcaaaggtttacgcattagtttaaaacgttaattcacatatttagTAAAACATACAGattattttcacttactccatttacccacttgccccgcggtaccttatcaaATATTTAATGATCAGTCAAATAATTaatggctgtcttggtagtgtcattctcaaaacacacccaagccgttcccataggggacgttagccacaaggaaggacgtttcaagtaatactgtttcatatggtatgccctcttcaacatctaatccaatttctctcgccgttcccttacggtacctatccatctagtattcattgctttcttctccatgctccctcttacttcgagcaaaatagaccgatatgccgataaaaaaattcaaaaactattttaaatatatcaaaaaatggTCTTCGTcgtgttttaccacgtttacatttacgtatgggcgtagccagaaaggGCACAGGTAATGCCTCCTTCCCTCTGTACGATAGAACAATTTTACTAAGGGAATTAATCTTGTGTTTGAATTCTGCAAATATTGTCTCCGGCACTCGTATTTATGCAGTAATTACGTCATGATGGATTGTAAAACTTCTAGAGTCCACCAAACAATCAGgctttttataaacattttgacATAAATTGTTCGATGTTCAACAGCCCGAAAGCGAGATatgcacagccgagtagtcgataaacgaatttcataagatcacgagtatcagtaaatcgtgcttcgatACGTAGGTTCATTCAGAATTCTTCTAAATACTACTCTTAAATTATTCTATGGAATccttatgaaactttttttctaaatcttcaggtgataattttataaattattccagaaaCATTCTAGGATCATTGATGAGATTTTTCTAAGTATTCGtttaatattaaatttcttcatgCGTTTCCTCTTAAATTCGTCCAAAAACTAAACTCGAGATtcatataaaataattttattttttaaggaattattTCAATTACTTTAACTCCTTGTTAAATTCATTCGGGTTTTTCTTCAGTGATATCTCGAaatattcctttaaaatttgctcctTAATGTTTTATTGGGACTCTGCCTTGAATAACTCCATAAAGTCTTGAAAAGGATTCctttcaaaaatacattttgttgaaactttctTAGAATATACTTAACGGAGTTTGATTGCCtttgagattccttcagaaatctctcTAATttaactttgaagttttttgcaaaattgctaaGTTTATTAAAGGCTTTTTACAGAAATCGTCTCACCAGGAATACCATGAGGATCATTTTTAAGAATTAAAATATCCCATAGGCATAGgaaaaatttcagatatttattcACGGCTTCATCGAATGTCATTTATGAATACCTCtaagaacacaaaaaaaatacggaaactaaagaaagtttctaaaattattactttttggttttcatactgtaagcaattttttttaacaacaatTCTAggtc includes:
- the LOC5570661 gene encoding 27 kDa hemolymph protein, with amino-acid sequence MKRIQKQISAGLLLVTFILAPSIHGDELPKEIKDLDIDKLREQLPEGLIPPELLNVTLPSLEDIQRIVKDKCSRVAGSDAAYQQAEQSGQKLNECLQGLLDFSDLQKEIKQAKPTGDLDTVFNKYCRRRSTAIECINTFSNDVDVCLEEEERESKKVLVNIVQGLLNFVCHKDGDQIALFIAEEGPECFEEQKQPMIDCFNSTLRGYLDEPTPQASEGIPKLVMGKKQCDDMDKLRDCFVRVLEDCKQSTPANLVESLFKFVRRETPCANFTTPQTSRHNNTGDISRASIHVILATWLLALLAKFVVQ